In a genomic window of Gammaproteobacteria bacterium:
- the lspA gene encoding signal peptidase II has product MKIPGKSAWLGLSLAIIVLDQLSKRYVAAHMHLYDSLYVLPVFNVALLHNTGAAFSMLAGASGWQRWFFVVLALVILGLIVAWLARMPANGSRWVAAGLALVAGGAVGNVWDRLAMGYVVDFLQFHWQGWFFPAFNVADSAITLGAVMLILDGVFMQRRMRVVK; this is encoded by the coding sequence ATGAAAATCCCCGGCAAGTCCGCATGGCTTGGACTCTCCCTGGCGATCATCGTGCTGGATCAGCTCAGCAAGCGTTACGTGGCGGCGCACATGCACCTCTACGACTCGCTGTACGTGCTGCCGGTGTTCAATGTCGCGCTGCTGCACAACACGGGTGCCGCCTTCAGCATGCTGGCGGGCGCCTCCGGCTGGCAGCGCTGGTTCTTCGTGGTGCTGGCGCTGGTGATCCTCGGGCTCATCGTGGCCTGGCTCGCGCGCATGCCGGCCAATGGCAGCCGCTGGGTGGCAGCAGGCCTCGCGCTGGTGGCGGGCGGCGCCGTCGGCAACGTGTGGGACCGCCTGGCCATGGGCTACGTGGTGGATTTCCTGCAGTTCCACTGGCAGGGCTGGTTCTTCCCGGCCTTCAACGTGGCGGATTCCGCCATCACCCTGGGCGCCGTCATGCTGATCCTGGACGGCGTGTTCATGCAGAGACGCATGCGAGTAGTAAAATAG
- the ispH gene encoding 4-hydroxy-3-methylbut-2-enyl diphosphate reductase: MEILLANPRGFCAGVDRAIEIVERAIELYGAPIYVRHEVVHNRHVVERLRNLGAVFVDELDQVPDDGIVIFSAHGVSKTVRGEADRRGLRVFDATCPLVTKVHMEVSRYARDGLDVVLIGHAGHPEVEGTMGQFDAGFGGAIHLVETPADVEKLKLRAPEKSAFVTQTTLSMDDTARVIDALRARFPAIHGPRKDDICYATQNRQDAVKKLARQCQVLLVVGSRNSSNSNRLREIAEGEGAAAYLIDGPEDMQQAWFAGKDAVGVTAGASAPEVLVQQVVERLKQWGGHSAREIQGIPENVEFALPKVLRRVS; the protein is encoded by the coding sequence ATGGAAATCCTGCTCGCTAACCCCCGTGGCTTCTGCGCCGGCGTGGACCGCGCCATCGAGATCGTCGAGCGTGCCATCGAGCTCTATGGCGCGCCCATCTACGTGCGCCACGAGGTGGTGCATAACCGCCACGTGGTGGAGCGGCTGCGCAACCTGGGAGCCGTGTTCGTGGACGAACTGGACCAGGTGCCGGACGACGGCATCGTGATCTTCAGCGCCCATGGCGTGTCCAAGACGGTACGCGGCGAGGCGGACCGGCGGGGCCTCAGGGTGTTCGATGCCACCTGCCCGCTGGTGACCAAGGTGCACATGGAGGTGAGCCGCTACGCCCGCGATGGGTTGGACGTGGTGCTCATCGGGCATGCCGGCCACCCGGAGGTTGAGGGCACCATGGGACAGTTCGACGCCGGCTTCGGCGGCGCCATCCATCTGGTGGAGACGCCGGCAGACGTGGAGAAGCTCAAGTTGCGCGCGCCGGAGAAGAGCGCGTTCGTGACCCAGACCACGCTCTCCATGGACGACACCGCGCGGGTGATCGACGCGCTGCGGGCGCGCTTCCCCGCGATCCACGGACCGCGCAAGGATGACATCTGCTACGCGACCCAGAACCGGCAGGACGCGGTGAAGAAGCTCGCGCGCCAGTGCCAGGTGCTGCTGGTGGTGGGCTCACGCAACAGCTCCAACTCGAACCGCCTGCGCGAGATCGCCGAGGGCGAGGGCGCGGCGGCCTATCTCATCGACGGGCCCGAGGACATGCAGCAGGCCTGGTTCGCGGGCAAGGACGCGGTGGGCGTGACCGCCGGGGCTTCAGCACCGGAGGTGCTGGTGCAGCAGGTGGTGGAGCGCCTCAAGCAATGGGGCGGACACAGCGCGCGTGAGATCCAGGGCATCCCCGAGAACGTGGAGTTCGCCCTGCCCAAGGTGCTGCGCCGCGTCAGCTAG
- the thiO gene encoding glycine oxidase ThiO produces MTRKQDVIIIGAGVVGLLSARELTRAGFAVTVVERGLTGREASRAAAGILSTLFPWRSPKPLALLSRWSQSSYAMLADDVRRASGIDPEWTPSGLLCFDLAEREAAQAWAQVTGRAIDFLEAHEVRRQEPALADQARPAIFLPGIAHIHISRFLRALREALLNEGVPIKEETAVTGLVEKNGRITGVRTENGELQAEHVVVAAGAWSQGLAGMAGIELPVEPVRGQIIQFRGPPGLIGRVLCQGEHYLLARRAGEIIVGSTREHVGFDKDVTAEARDELTRVAGELLPVLKGAEPARQWSGIRPGSPEGIPYIGPHPRLAGLWFNTGHYTNGVTLAPGSARLLADLMAGRAPILDPVPYRPER; encoded by the coding sequence ATGACTCGTAAGCAGGACGTGATCATCATCGGCGCCGGTGTGGTCGGGCTGCTGTCGGCCCGGGAACTCACGCGCGCCGGGTTCGCGGTGACGGTGGTGGAGCGCGGGCTCACGGGCCGCGAGGCTTCCCGCGCGGCAGCCGGCATCCTCTCCACGTTGTTCCCCTGGCGCTCACCCAAGCCATTGGCGCTCTTGTCGCGCTGGAGCCAGTCCTCCTACGCGATGCTGGCGGACGACGTGCGCCGCGCCAGCGGCATCGATCCCGAATGGACGCCGAGCGGCCTGCTCTGCTTCGACCTGGCCGAGCGGGAAGCGGCCCAGGCCTGGGCGCAGGTGACAGGGCGCGCCATCGACTTCCTGGAAGCGCACGAGGTGAGGCGACAGGAACCGGCGCTCGCGGATCAGGCGCGGCCGGCGATCTTCCTGCCCGGCATCGCGCACATCCACATCTCCCGCTTCCTGCGCGCGCTGCGCGAGGCGCTCTTGAACGAGGGCGTGCCCATCAAGGAGGAGACCGCCGTCACGGGGCTGGTGGAAAAGAACGGAAGGATCACGGGCGTGCGCACCGAGAACGGCGAGCTGCAGGCTGAGCATGTGGTGGTGGCGGCCGGCGCCTGGAGCCAGGGACTCGCGGGCATGGCCGGCATCGAACTCCCTGTGGAACCGGTGCGCGGGCAGATCATCCAGTTCCGGGGGCCGCCGGGCCTGATCGGCCGCGTGTTGTGCCAAGGCGAACACTACCTGCTGGCGCGGCGCGCCGGCGAGATCATCGTGGGCAGCACCCGCGAGCATGTCGGCTTCGACAAGGATGTGACGGCGGAGGCGCGCGACGAGCTGACACGGGTGGCGGGCGAACTCCTGCCGGTGCTGAAGGGCGCCGAGCCCGCTCGCCAGTGGAGCGGCATCCGTCCCGGCTCGCCGGAAGGCATCCCCTACATCGGTCCGCATCCGAGGCTCGCGGGCCTGTGGTTCAACACCGGGCACTACACCAACGGCGTGACGCTGGCGCCGGGCTCGGCGCGTCTGCTCGCCGACCTGATGGCGGGACGCGCGCCCATCCTGGACCCCGTGCCGTACCGGCCGGAGCGCTGA
- a CDS encoding transcriptional repressor yields MSDTHRPLNGHALELHLKKHGVIPTPQRLEIAEVLFRRAQHMSADQIMAAVNRGEKAKVSKATVYNTLKLFSDKGLVREVIVDPARVFYDSTTGSHHHIYNVDSGELQDIPSHEVAFSKLPTLPAGMQPDGIEVIMRVRKRRD; encoded by the coding sequence ATGTCCGACACCCATCGTCCCCTCAACGGCCACGCCCTCGAGCTGCATCTCAAGAAGCACGGTGTGATCCCCACGCCGCAGCGGCTGGAGATCGCCGAGGTGCTGTTCCGCCGCGCGCAGCACATGTCCGCGGACCAGATCATGGCGGCGGTGAACCGCGGCGAGAAGGCCAAGGTCTCCAAGGCCACGGTGTACAACACCCTCAAGCTGTTCTCGGACAAGGGACTGGTGCGGGAGGTGATCGTGGACCCGGCGCGGGTGTTCTACGACTCCACCACCGGCTCACACCACCATATCTACAACGTGGACAGCGGCGAGCTGCAGGACATCCCCTCCCACGAGGTGGCATTCTCCAAGCTGCCGACGCTGCCGGCGGGGATGCAGCCGGACGGCATCGAAGTCATCATGCGGGTGCGCAAGCGCCGGGATTGA
- a CDS encoding DUF3052 domain-containing protein, whose protein sequence is MVGYSGTPLAMKLGIKPGHRVWAKGAPKDYPRLLAPLPEGVKLMGRAGKGLDLIHFFTRRKAELAAALPRLLSAIQRDGTIWISWPKQASKVETDLTEDVVRKLALPLGLVDVKVCAVDEVWSGLKLVIRKTLR, encoded by the coding sequence ATGGTCGGCTACTCCGGAACGCCCCTCGCGATGAAACTCGGCATCAAGCCAGGCCACCGCGTCTGGGCCAAGGGTGCGCCCAAGGACTACCCGCGTCTCCTCGCGCCCCTGCCGGAGGGCGTCAAGCTCATGGGCCGCGCGGGCAAGGGTCTCGACCTCATCCATTTCTTCACCCGGCGCAAGGCGGAGCTCGCTGCCGCCCTTCCCCGTCTCCTGTCTGCCATCCAGCGCGACGGCACCATCTGGATCTCATGGCCCAAGCAGGCCTCCAAGGTCGAGACCGACCTGACCGAAGACGTGGTGCGCAAGCTGGCGCTGCCTTTGGGGCTCGTGGACGTGAAGGTCTGTGCCGTGGACGAGGTCTGGTCCGGCCTCAAGCTCGTCATCCGCAAGACGCTGCGCTGA
- a CDS encoding MBL fold metallo-hydrolase: MGKTYTNLDPHMPIGKGLLRWRLEKYLAGVPQPPPGGYQAFAERWCVPPDFTPDPGPRTWWLGHATVLLRLGGLHIITDPHLSERASPFSFMGPKRLVPAPAQAGGLPKVDVVFISHNHYDHLDDRSIRALHRANPDLVCYAPRGLKPWFERRGIRHVHELGWWEKHGHGDLEVHCVPAQHWSARTPFDRNRTLWCGWVVKAAGLSFYFSGDTGYTPRLQEIASRLGPPDLAALPIGAFAPRWFMRPQHVDPPEAVRLHRELGVRRSLAIHWGTFELADDGLEEPVDILRRALRESDLGADDFWVMRQGESRGLEQP, translated from the coding sequence GTGGGCAAGACCTACACGAACCTCGATCCGCACATGCCCATCGGCAAGGGCCTCTTACGCTGGCGCCTTGAGAAATACCTCGCCGGTGTCCCCCAGCCGCCCCCAGGGGGCTACCAGGCCTTCGCCGAGCGCTGGTGCGTGCCACCGGATTTCACGCCGGATCCCGGACCGCGCACCTGGTGGCTGGGGCATGCCACCGTGTTGCTGCGCCTGGGTGGGCTGCACATCATCACCGATCCGCACCTGAGCGAGCGTGCCTCGCCTTTCTCCTTCATGGGCCCCAAGCGCCTCGTGCCCGCGCCGGCGCAGGCCGGCGGGTTGCCCAAGGTGGACGTGGTGTTCATCTCCCACAACCACTACGACCACTTGGACGACCGCAGCATCCGTGCGCTGCACCGGGCCAACCCTGACCTCGTCTGCTACGCCCCCAGGGGCCTCAAGCCCTGGTTCGAGCGCCGCGGCATCCGTCACGTCCACGAGCTGGGCTGGTGGGAGAAGCACGGCCACGGGGATCTTGAGGTCCATTGCGTCCCCGCCCAGCACTGGAGCGCGCGCACCCCTTTCGACCGGAACCGCACCCTCTGGTGCGGCTGGGTGGTGAAGGCCGCGGGCCTCAGCTTCTATTTCTCCGGCGACACCGGCTACACCCCGCGCCTGCAGGAGATCGCGAGCCGCTTGGGTCCCCCTGACCTCGCGGCCCTGCCCATCGGCGCCTTCGCCCCCCGTTGGTTCATGCGGCCCCAGCATGTGGATCCGCCAGAAGCCGTGCGGCTGCACCGAGAGCTCGGCGTGCGCCGCTCCCTCGCCATCCACTGGGGCACCTTCGAGCTTGCGGACGATGGCCTGGAAGAGCCCGTGGATATCCTGCGGCGCGCGCTGCGGGAGAGCGATCTCGGCGCCGACGATTTCTGGGTCATGCGCCAGGGAGAATCGCGCGGGCTGGAACAGCCCTGA
- a CDS encoding S24 family peptidase, whose protein sequence is MKTPGDRIHFIREELELSQEAFGRHLGVSKAAVSQWENGDIKNLRPANLFAMQNFTGFSAEWIATGAGNMRVKGGRKTADNTRPGPGLFNLPLISWVQAGQWNDVVDIYRPGEGEKSVYTTRKVGSRAYALRVVGDSMENPNGRPTYPQGSIIIVDPDREAIHGSPVIVRLEDSKQATFKQLVVEGGVRYLKPLNPRYPIMKVDRKASFCGVVVQTIIDED, encoded by the coding sequence ATGAAGACACCCGGCGACCGCATCCACTTCATCCGCGAGGAGCTCGAGCTGTCTCAGGAGGCGTTCGGGCGCCACCTCGGCGTGTCCAAGGCCGCCGTATCCCAATGGGAGAATGGCGACATCAAGAACCTGCGCCCCGCCAACCTGTTCGCGATGCAGAACTTCACGGGGTTCTCCGCCGAGTGGATCGCCACCGGCGCCGGCAACATGCGCGTCAAGGGCGGCCGCAAGACCGCCGACAACACCCGCCCGGGCCCCGGGCTCTTCAACCTGCCGCTCATCTCCTGGGTGCAGGCCGGTCAATGGAATGACGTGGTCGACATCTATCGGCCCGGCGAGGGGGAGAAGTCGGTGTACACCACCCGCAAGGTCGGCTCGCGCGCTTACGCGCTACGCGTCGTGGGTGACAGCATGGAGAACCCCAACGGCCGTCCTACCTACCCGCAGGGTTCCATCATCATCGTGGACCCGGACCGGGAGGCGATCCACGGCAGTCCGGTGATCGTGCGTCTGGAGGATTCCAAGCAGGCCACCTTCAAGCAGCTCGTCGTCGAGGGCGGCGTGCGTTACCTGAAGCCCCTCAACCCGCGTTACCCCATCATGAAGGTGGACCGCAAAGCCAGCTTCTGCGGCGTGGTGGTGCAGACCATCATCGACGAGGACTGA
- a CDS encoding MarR family transcriptional regulator: MDMAKNQTTSAPPSVHPASTEVPEVFRLVADWRAALRDFMSGSKDILKRHDVTSMQYQTLLAIRVSDEPEGLSMNGLAAYLGVRHNSAVGLINRLEAHGLVQRVRSQRDRRVAHLRLTDEGESTLEALAQAHGEELARIKPEIRRIFK, from the coding sequence ATGGATATGGCCAAAAATCAGACTACATCCGCACCGCCCTCAGTCCACCCGGCTTCTACCGAAGTCCCGGAAGTCTTCCGCCTGGTCGCCGACTGGCGTGCCGCGCTGCGCGACTTCATGTCCGGCAGCAAGGACATCCTCAAGCGCCACGATGTCACGTCCATGCAGTACCAGACCCTGCTCGCGATCCGCGTCAGCGACGAGCCCGAGGGTCTCAGCATGAACGGCCTCGCCGCCTACCTCGGCGTGCGCCACAACAGCGCAGTGGGCCTCATCAACCGCCTCGAGGCGCACGGTCTCGTGCAGCGCGTGCGCTCGCAGCGTGACCGCCGCGTCGCGCACCTGCGTCTCACCGATGAGGGCGAGAGCACCCTCGAGGCCCTGGCCCAGGCCCACGGCGAGGAGCTCGCGCGCATCAAGCCCGAGATCCGCCGCATCTTCAAGTGA
- a CDS encoding TonB-dependent receptor has product MDIRFPRLTLACLVTGLAVSPLAWSDDQAPEGTQSLGAIEVTATPMPEHLGTVPQSIDVITHDQLVALGAVDLRSALALTAGVDIGPGGDNGPTASVPQFQGLAEFDAFLLLVDGVPVGGAFNPDLATVDLTGVDRIEVIRGSAPVKYGATSFVGVINVIHIKAGAPGSQARVSVGSYGSHSVGVTLPLTQDGAIEQSLIADYTKQGFSDDRAEWGRSHVLLRNSVTTASGEFRLDVDGLSIRQDPASPRPLAPGDTELTPLVPEDSNNNPSDARMDEDRVGLTLADDADLKWAEWSTVLSTVFTHQRNIRGFLRSDSLTDTGAPNADGFNQTQDRTDIYFDSHLTFPVQDDMHVVTGFSLLQGSGSQASSNFEYFVHLDGANPPPSTSVPVDERTRLSDRRTFSGLYTSMDWAFAPKWDFQFGLQLNHDVESTDTAFLPSDPAEDAELDGDHRSDTRFSGLLALSYEAWTDGADDMVIYGNYRNTYKPAAIDFGPEAEPDILEPETAQAYEFGVKGTLMQGALDWEASTFLTDMNNTVVAVNNGGTPGIANGGKQRFEGVELEADWRIADDWRWQVAYSYHKAAYRDFLHDTDGTPAGLVQDAGNRLELSPMDLFSTGLFYMPARGFTANAVLRYVGSRYFDPENSVSTPAYTTFDAGVGYRFDTWSLNLQGRNLNDRRDPVSNSELGDSQSYLLPARFIELSASFGF; this is encoded by the coding sequence ATGGATATCCGCTTCCCACGCCTGACCCTGGCTTGCCTCGTCACGGGCCTCGCCGTGAGTCCCCTCGCCTGGTCAGACGACCAGGCTCCGGAGGGTACCCAGTCCCTGGGAGCCATCGAGGTCACCGCCACGCCCATGCCGGAGCACCTTGGCACCGTGCCCCAGAGCATCGACGTCATCACCCATGACCAGCTCGTGGCCCTGGGCGCCGTCGACCTGCGCAGCGCCCTTGCCCTCACCGCCGGCGTGGACATCGGTCCTGGCGGCGACAACGGCCCGACGGCCTCCGTGCCCCAGTTCCAGGGCCTCGCCGAGTTCGATGCCTTCCTGCTGCTGGTGGACGGCGTGCCGGTGGGCGGCGCCTTCAACCCGGACCTCGCTACCGTGGACCTGACCGGCGTGGACCGCATCGAGGTGATCCGCGGTTCGGCCCCGGTCAAGTACGGCGCCACCTCCTTCGTCGGCGTCATCAACGTCATCCACATCAAGGCCGGCGCACCCGGCAGCCAGGCCCGCGTCTCGGTCGGCTCCTACGGCAGCCATAGTGTCGGCGTCACCCTGCCCCTGACCCAGGATGGAGCCATCGAACAGTCGCTGATCGCCGACTACACCAAGCAGGGTTTCTCGGACGACCGGGCCGAGTGGGGCCGTTCCCACGTCCTGCTGCGCAACTCCGTCACCACCGCCAGCGGGGAGTTCAGGCTGGACGTGGACGGCCTGTCCATCCGCCAGGACCCCGCCAGCCCGCGCCCGCTCGCCCCCGGCGACACCGAGCTCACGCCGCTCGTGCCGGAGGACAGCAACAACAATCCCAGCGACGCGCGCATGGACGAAGACCGGGTCGGCCTGACTCTCGCCGACGACGCGGACCTCAAGTGGGCCGAGTGGAGCACCGTGCTGTCCACCGTGTTCACCCACCAGCGCAACATCCGCGGCTTCCTGCGCTCCGACTCGCTCACCGACACCGGTGCGCCGAATGCGGACGGCTTCAACCAGACCCAGGACCGCACCGACATCTACTTCGACAGCCACCTCACCTTCCCGGTGCAGGACGATATGCACGTCGTCACCGGCTTCAGCCTGCTACAGGGTTCCGGCTCCCAGGCCAGCTCCAACTTCGAGTACTTCGTACATCTCGATGGCGCCAACCCACCCCCCAGCACCTCCGTGCCGGTGGACGAGCGCACCCGCCTCTCGGACCGGCGGACCTTCAGCGGCCTGTATACGAGCATGGACTGGGCCTTCGCACCGAAGTGGGACTTCCAGTTCGGCCTGCAGCTCAACCACGACGTGGAAAGCACTGATACCGCATTCCTGCCCTCCGATCCCGCCGAGGACGCGGAACTCGACGGCGACCACCGCAGCGACACGCGCTTCTCCGGCCTGCTCGCCCTGAGCTACGAGGCCTGGACCGACGGCGCCGACGACATGGTGATCTACGGCAACTACCGCAACACCTACAAGCCTGCCGCCATCGACTTCGGCCCCGAGGCGGAGCCGGACATCCTCGAGCCCGAGACCGCCCAGGCCTATGAGTTCGGCGTGAAGGGGACCCTCATGCAGGGCGCCCTCGACTGGGAGGCGAGCACCTTCCTCACCGACATGAACAACACCGTGGTCGCGGTGAACAACGGCGGCACACCCGGCATCGCCAACGGCGGCAAGCAGCGCTTCGAGGGCGTGGAACTCGAGGCCGACTGGCGCATCGCCGACGACTGGCGCTGGCAGGTGGCCTACAGCTACCACAAGGCCGCTTACCGCGACTTCCTGCATGACACTGACGGCACGCCCGCGGGCCTGGTGCAGGACGCGGGCAATCGCCTCGAGCTCTCGCCCATGGACCTCTTCTCCACCGGCCTGTTCTACATGCCGGCACGCGGCTTCACCGCCAACGCGGTGCTGCGCTACGTGGGCAGCCGTTACTTCGACCCGGAGAACAGCGTCTCGACGCCCGCGTACACCACCTTCGACGCCGGCGTGGGCTACCGTTTCGACACCTGGAGCCTCAACCTGCAGGGCCGCAATCTCAACGATCGTCGCGACCCCGTCTCCAACAGCGAGCTCGGCGACAGCCAGTCCTATCTCTTGCCCGCGCGCTTCATCGAGTTGAGCGCCAGCTTCGGCTTCTGA
- a CDS encoding aspartate carbamoyltransferase, giving the protein MASHKAWKAGVLVTLMAVTAVVQADPTARQKEVAQKGGMVMPFDLHNSTHIFMKSGDGGTQQVLAKDPTDLKLIQQIRIHLGMEAERFSRGDFTDPMRIHGADMPGLSYLRYLKPGQVQVKYHDLPNGAEIQYSGRDKAAVDALHQWFDAQLSDHGQDATDQPPG; this is encoded by the coding sequence ATGGCAAGCCACAAGGCATGGAAGGCCGGCGTGCTCGTGACGCTGATGGCGGTCACCGCCGTAGTACAGGCCGATCCCACGGCGCGGCAGAAGGAAGTGGCGCAGAAGGGTGGGATGGTGATGCCCTTCGACCTGCATAACTCAACGCACATCTTCATGAAGAGCGGCGACGGCGGCACCCAGCAGGTGCTGGCGAAGGACCCGACGGACCTAAAGCTCATCCAGCAGATCCGCATCCACCTCGGCATGGAGGCGGAACGTTTCAGCAGGGGCGACTTCACCGACCCCATGCGCATCCATGGCGCGGACATGCCGGGATTGAGCTACCTGCGATATCTCAAGCCCGGACAGGTGCAGGTGAAATACCACGACCTGCCGAACGGCGCCGAGATCCAGTACAGCGGCCGCGACAAGGCGGCGGTGGACGCGCTGCACCAGTGGTTCGATGCCCAGCTCAGCGACCACGGACAGGATGCGACCGACCAGCCCCCGGGCTGA